In Mytilus edulis chromosome 4, xbMytEdul2.2, whole genome shotgun sequence, the following proteins share a genomic window:
- the LOC139521849 gene encoding phospholipid phosphatase 5-like yields the protein MTLVNKSHKLAVEIGVRLFLFVFFYISDDATPYFRKIQPEEFWLYRFPRTPSYYPGYLLWITILGVPIIVATVYFIKTRDKTDWQQAILGVVLSIYLTASVTNCIKLAVGRPRPDFLERCFPDGKINNDLKCTGNAADIIQGYKSFPSGHSSFAFSSFGYVALYIAGKCQCFTLKGRGHAYKLCMVFIPLVWATLIAASRTADFHHHWQDVIVGSILGLVISYSCYRQYYPSVYRSNCHIPYISDNTSRDIELQLIKDHINIP from the exons ATGACCTTGGTAAATAAGTCGCATAAACTTGCTGTAGAAATTGGAGTACGATTGTTCTTATTCGTATTTTTCTA CATAAGTGATGATGCTACTCCATACTTTCGAAAGATCCAACCAGAGGAATTCTGGCTTTACAGATTTCCAAGAACACCAAGTTATTACCCAGGATATCTTCTTTGG attacTATTCTTGGAGTACCAATAATCGTAGCAACTGTATATTTCATCAAAACTCGAGATAAAACAGATTGGCAACAGGCTATATTAG GTGTTGTGTTATCTATCTACTTGACTGCTTCTGTAACAAATTGTATAAAGCTAGCTGTTGGCAG GCCTCGTCCAGACTTTTTAGAGAGATGTTTCCCAGATGGTAAAATCAACAATGATCTAAAATGTACAGGAAATGCAGCAGACATCATTCAGGGATATAAAAGTTTCCCCAGTGGACATTCATCAT ttgcatTTTCCAGTTTCGGATATGTTGCACTTTACATAGCAGGAAAATGTCAGTGTTTTACATTAAAAGGCAGAGGTCATGCCTATAAACTTTGTATGGTTTTTATTCCCCTTGTATGGGCAACCTTAATTGCAGCTTCAAGAACAGCTGATTTTCATCATCATTGGCAAG ATGTGATAGTAGGCAGTATATTAGGACTAGTGATATCCTACTCATGTTACAGACAGTACTATCCATCAGTATACAGATCTAATTGCCATATACCATACATTAGTGACAATACTTCAAGGGACATTGAATTACAACTTATAAAGGATCACATTAACATACCTTaa